ttaaaaggacAATATAAAAATATCACTAAGTGTTTTTTCCAcatattttggttctttgagtccaaaagaaccacatttttGGTTCCGGATTCTAAAAACAACTGCTGTCACTGCATCATGTTTCTTGTCTTCTTCAATTCTGCTATGTGGTAACATGATTGTTATCATTTTGTAGAAGGACATTAATGTCATAAAAATTGATATTCAGTGTTTGGTGCAAGGAGATGTAGTATCGGAGTGTGTCCACTTAGACCTGGACCCTGAAAGGGAAGTCATGATGTTCCGTATAAAGTTCAACACGACTTTTATTCGATCCAATATTTTAATGTTAAACTGCGATAACTTTGATATTCTATGGGATTCAAAGGAACGCTATCCAAAAGGCTTTCGAGCTGAGGTGAATACTTTCTTGTGTCTGTCTGAATAGTGTTGGTTAAGTGGATCATCTTTGCTCTCCATATTTCTCTTCTAATTTTATATATTCTGCTTGCAGGTTTTATTTGGTGATGTTGAGAGCATATCTTCTGCAAAAGCTCCCACTGCAGCTCTAAATGGTGAGGAGAAAGGTAGGCTTCCTATCAAAGCTTTTTTAAGGGTACAAGAACTTTTTAGTGGTGCTAATTGGATTGACTCTGGAGATGATGTTTCGTTATGGTTGTTTAAACAACTATCGGTGTTGAATGATATGAAAGATTTATCAATTTTGCAAAGCAGGATGAGCGGGTATTCATCCCCATTTGACTCTGAAGAAGAAAATAATGCATCGAGTATTGCTGACAGTTTGGACTTTCTGGACTTGGAGAAAGCTAGTAATCTTACTTATGCTAATACAACATACATCAATTTTTCAGATGAGCAGGATTCAGCTTCTGATGAAACTTCTGATTTGAAGATTTCTGAGGATCACGTGAAGCTTTGAATGTCAGATATTGGTCATGTTCAGCCTCCTTCTGAAAATAACAGTCAATTGGATGCTGTCATTGCTCCTGAACATTCTAAGAAAGTTCGAGATTGCGATACAAGAACTTCCTCTTCTTCTCCATTACCTTCACCACCTTCGTCACCTTGATTTCTAGTACAAAAGTCCCTGAATCATCAGCACCATCTCCCCCTTTGGCACTCTCTGTGTTTGGTTCTCCTAGAAAGGAGGTTTCATTACCtcctccaccaccaccaccacctcctccTCCTATATTTGGTGGCCCTTCTTCTGTACTGTGTCCTCCTCCGCTTCCAGCACTTGCAAGTTCTAATAGatcacctctacctctacctccaCTCCCGCTGCCACCACCTTCAATCGGTGGTAATAGAGGACCTTCACCGCCAAGAGAACATACTTATTCAACTTTCCCTGATAGCTTTGCTAGAGAACCTCCGCCACCTCCACCGCCTCCACCACTTCCAAATAAGAGCTTTTTATGAACTCCTGCTTCTCCACATCCACCTCTTGTCCCTATATTTTCTACTTCTCGGAGTGCTCCTCCTCCACCTCCATCTCTACCTTCTCCTCCTCGGGGCTATCTAACTGTAATTTATTagctccccctccccctcctttGGTCTCTTCCAAGTTCCCCCCTTTATCTcatccaccaccaccaccacccccTCCCCCTCCTTTTGTCTCTTCCAAGTTCCCCCCTTTATCtcctccaccaccaccacctccCCCTCCACCTTCGGTGTCATCTAAGTGTACGCCCTTGCCTTGTGTAACTCCCCTACCTCCCCCTTCTGTCTCTCTCAAGGGCCCTCCACTTCCACTACCACCACCACCTTCATTCTCTACATCAAATAGGTCAACTCCGTTGGCACCTCCATCACCACCACCACTTCCACCTTCATCCTCTACATCAAATAGGTCAACTCCATTGGCTCATCCACTACCTCTACCTTCATCCGCTACATCAAATAGGTCATTTCCGCTGGCACTTCCACCACCACCACCTCCACCTACAAGCAATTCTAAAAGGCCACCTGCACCTCCTCCACCTCCTTTGAAAGTTCCTAGGCAAGGTTCAACTCCACGTGCACCTCCACTAGCACCAAAGGCTCCTAATGCTCCACCACCCCCTAGGCGGGCTTTGACACCCACTCCGCCTCCACCACCTTGTGGAAAGGGACATAATGTGCCACCACCACCACCTTCATCTGCTGGACGTGTAAGAGCCTCTGTAGGCTCAAATGCTCTAGGTAAAGGGCGAGGTGCAGGAGGTACTTCAATTACTCCTAAAAAAGCTTTATTGAAGCCTTTAGATTGGTTGAAAGTTACACGGGCCATGCAAAGGAGTTTATGGGCAGATACGCAAAATAAGGAAAATACATCCAGGTATGCATATTTTATTTTGGGGGATGAAATATTACAATGAGAACTTCTGGGTCATTTCAATTTAATACGCAGATCATAacattttctatttattttgtcTCGTTAAACTCCATTACAGGTCATCATTAGGTTAGTTCTGACCACTTTGAGTATACCCTAGCTTGCATCGGGTTTTTGTTATTTATCTCTTTGTTATGGGAAGTTCTGATCAAACCTTTTTAATGTATGTGACAGAGCACCCAAAATTGATATTACAGAGCTCGAAAATTAGTTTTCGGTGGCTTCAGCTACTGATGGAACTAGCAAAGGTGGAGCTCGACGTGgttccaaaatcaacaaacaaGAAAAGGTGCAATTGGCAAATTATATATGCTTTATCTTGTTTCTAGTCTCTATAATAGTTAATGTGCTGATGATTTTCTATTAAACAAGTTTATTCACTTTTTCTTAAATTTCTGAGCAAGGCACGCAATAGACATGTAGGATGAAAATGCCATGTTTCCTTTGTATATTTCACTCACTACCTTATTTGTTTTATTGGAGATACTAATTCATTTCTGTCTTTGTTCCCTTCCTCTGGCACTCACTCTCACTTGAGAGTGCTTTATGTGTTAATAACATTTTTCGCTTACATGTGTGAACATTTTTCACTTTAGGCTCAAATTAAACCTTAAACTCCTCCGGTCTGCAGAAGTGGATATGTAATGGAGGATACTATAATCTAGCTCATCCACTTTCTTCTCCTTCCTCTTTATTCCTTGCATGGACAAGGAAGCTGAATCTTATCTTAGTTAGCTAATCCTTCTCCTATTGATACTCCTTACTTTCCTCTTAGCCAAATAGGCACAGTGGTTCTTAATGATGCTTGCTGCACTTGACTAATGGTAATTGAGCGTAGAAGTTACATTTATACATGGCACTGTAATTCATAGATTTATATCAAATCATCTGTcattgaaggggagccttggcgtaactggtaaagttaccGCTATATGACCagaaggtcacgggttcgagtcgtggaaacagtctcttgcagaaatacagggtaaggCTGCATACGATAGACCCTTGTTGTCCGGCTCTTCCCCATAccccgcacatagcgggagcttagtgcaccgggctgcccttttataTCAAATCATATGTCATCAGTTGCCCATGCAATTATGCTTTTTCTTCTTGCCCAAATAAAACATTTGACATTGTGTCTTTGCCTATTCTGAAAATGCATGAATGCCAAGATAGTGTTGAATTTGCACATTTATAAGGTCAAAAGATATATGAAAGCATCAATAATCTTCCATGACTAGTAGTGTAagctgagtttgttgttgttgttgactagTACATGTAAGATGATTGTTTTAATGATTTAAACTCAAGAGGAGTTTAGAAGTAAAGACACACCTAAATTGCTACTAGTGCCAAATTACCATGATATTCTTGAAGTACTTGGTAGGACTGTACTCTGGCTAACTAACAGTGTTGTAACTCAATATCAGTAGTGTAAGAAagtacgggagaaaatatgttattgatattggatgttcaatacaatacaagaggtccttatttatagctatactatacaaggacatactacacctattccaatgtgggacaagactacactatatacatagtTGTAAACTAATACACCCcatcaagccggtgcatacaaatcatatgtaccgagcttgctACATATATAATCAATACGAagaccagtgagagacttggtgaaaatatctacaagttgatcattcgacctcacaaactttgtagaaATCTCTcttgaaagtatcttttctctgacaaagtgacaatcaatctcaatgtgtttagttctctcatgggacaccggatttgatgcaatatgaagggcagcttgattatcgcacacaagttccatccgattgatttcaccaaatttcaactccttgagcaattgtttggtccagatTAGCTCATAttttgccatagccattgctcgatattctgcttctgcactagaccgagcaactacattctgtttcttgctcttccaggacaccaaattgCCTCCTACTAAAATATAATATCCAGATGTAGAACGTTTATCAGAAGGTGATCATGCCCAATTAtcatctgagtatccaacgatctgctcatgacctTAATCCTCAAACAGTAACCCTTTActtggagccgattttatataccgAATAATATGGACAACTATATTCCAATGACTATTAtagggagaattcataaactgacttataATACTCATAGGataagaaatgtcaggtctagtcattgtgagataatttaattttccaaccagccacctatagcttgcaggatcgctaagcggctccccctgtctTGGCAGAAGTTTAGACTTTAGATTCAttggagtgtcaacaggtctgcaacaTATCATCcttgtctcctcaagaatgtctaaagcatattttctttgagaaataacaatacctgagctagactgggcaacctcaatacctagaaagtacttcaatctgcctagatccttggtttggaagtgctggaagagatgcggcttcagattggtaataccatcctgatcattgccagtaataacaatatcgtcaacatagactaccagataaatacaaaGACTTGTAGCAGAGTGCCTATAAAATACAGAGTGATTAgtttcactacgagtcatgccaaactcctggataaccgtgtTGAAGTTACCAAACCAGGATCAAGgatgctttagaccataaagtgaccgacgcaagagacatacaaggccacgagactccccctgagcaacaaaaccaggtggttgctccatataaacctcatcctcaagatcaccgtgaagaaaggcattcttaatgtctagctgatagaggggccaatgacCGACCGCatccatggatagaaaaaggcggactcaagccactttagccacgggagagaaggtatcactgtaatcgagtcCAAATATcagagtatatcctttggcaataAGAcaggccttaagtcgatcaatctgtctatcgggaccaactttgactgcataaacccaacgacaaccaacagtataTTTACCTGAGGGAATATGAGCAAGCTCCCAAGTacacttgtatgtaaagcagacatctcgtcactcatagcaTGTCGCTATCCTAGATGAGACAaagcttcacctgtagacttagggatggaaactgaggacaaagaagatataaaagcataatggggagatgacaaACGATGATAactcaaaccgacataatgaggattagggttaaggGTAGTCtgtatacctttccgaagtgcaatcggtaTACTAAGAGCAGGGTCCGCAGTAGGAGTAGGGTCAGGTGCAGGATGAGAACCTGTTGGGCCTGATGTAGGGCGcgaacgacgatgataagtcaagagtggtgttcctgtggctggggaactaggaggaacaacactagactcctcaacggttggtatgagtgaaacctctgtggtcgaaggtggaggaggagctatagtaaacttctcaaaggtcggtataggtaagacctcagatatatcatagTGGTCAGCAGatgtaaagaaaggtttagactaaaaaaatgtgacgtcagctgacataaagtacctacgaagatctggagaataacaacgatatcccttctgaataagagaataaccaaggaagatacacttgagagcacgaggagctaagtTATCTTTCCtaggggctaagttatgaacaaaacacgttcTCCCAAAAACACGGGttggaagagagtataagggtgactggggaaacaatactgaatgcggaatctgatccttgatgggagatgaaggcatccgattaatcaaataacaagctgtgagaactaCATCGCCCCAAAAATGCAACagaacacgagattcaattagaagtgtacgggcagtctcaataaggtgcctattctttctctcagcaaccccattttTCTGAGgagtataaggacaagatgtctgatgaataattccttgagaagtcataaactgctaaaactgagaagataaatattctaaggcattatcactaggaaaaatgcgaatagaaacaccaaattggtttttgatttcagcacagaaactctggaatatagaaaataactcagaacgatctttcattaagaaaagccaaatACATCTTGAATAATAATCAAtaaaactaacaaaataacgaaatcccaaggatgaactgactctacAACTAAGGAGAAGACtgactctgcatgactctcaacactatataaaaaggaggctcgggtatgtttcccaagctgacacgactcacaatctaatgtagacaaactaaataaactaggcaccatcttctgaagtgtggataaactcggatgtcctaaatATCTGTGGATTAGATTTGcaggatctgtaactagacatgttgtggaaggactgagtgagttaaggtagtaaaggccttttgattcacgtcctgtaccaattgtctgtcTCGTACTGCGGTCCTACATAAtaaaaaaatcatcaataaaatatataccacaatggagggcacgagtcaaacgactaagagatgcaagactaaaaggacagccagggaTATAAATAACGGAATCAAGGGTGATAGAAGACAatggattagcttgtccaactccttttcccttagtttgacatccattggctaaagtaacagtgggaagagactgtgaatatacaatatttgacaaaaatgaTATATTATCAGcgatgtgatcagaagcgcctAAGTCCATGACCCATGGGTCAAGAGTACTAGACTAAACACAAGAAAAAGAATTACCAGTAATAGAAGTATCGgtctgagcaactgaggctacttgtggagatgtctgcttacttgctcgatactgaaggagctcattatattcttctttagataaataAAATCCCTGGTTACTTGTAGTCTCGatctgagcaatgtaagcatttttgaGTGGACAACCATGTAAGGAATAACACATTttacgagtgtgtccaagtttgtgacaataagaacacttgggtctagatcttccagaacgacctcctcctcgtctatgaTCCATAGTTTGAGATGTCCGAACATCCACTGTTTGGGATacaagaacagaggaatcaagtatctgtgatgagatcactaggtgacttggtgctgcagcaaggcggaaTAATCGagaaaataattcatcaactgtcgggatagtcggactagccaaaatctgatcgcgtactgaatcaagatcattaggaagtccagcgagggtaagaatGAGAAATATCTTttgtcgctgctcttgttgtttttcaacactagcagaaactggcatcaacttcttaaattcctccatgactgcctgtagTTGACCCAAATAAGTAGACATATCTAATTCatgcttctttaagtttgtcatccgcgatatcacatcatagaagcgatatatgtcattagtgtataaggtgtgtGCCTttgaccaaatcaaataaaatgtcTGGAATGGACAAAAtaagggcatcaacttggaatcaatagatcgccacaagatgctacataatTGAGCATCGATctttgcccaaagtgctattgccttttcatctccttcgctagactgtttgattagatgatcttgaacgcCTTGGCTTTTACACCacaactcgacagatgaagcccaagctaagtagtttgaacctcccattaaaggttccgagaTAATAATAACACTAAAGCTTtcagaactcatgtttctagaccctaaagcatcaaatcccaaagacatcattgcaaattattaccaaataagagaaagaatcaaTTGTAATTCACTAAAACAGAGTAAGGGAACATAGAAACAAAATAAGGAAATATTGTAGCTGCCGGAATCTTAATGTAGCTGTCGGAATAGTATTGTAGCTgccggaaaaaactcaaagtggtcggaatgaaatgaaaacaataagggtaggatcggaattaccaggcgacccaactgttctgaaggaagtttttcaaaaaatggccggaagtgatcgtacgcgccggcgcgtgagcttctggtggTGCGTGAGGAGACTGTTGCAggagattttcactagggtttgGTCGTCGGACAGtgaagactcttgtggtagtgttggattttgcacaacactgacggAGACGAAGCAGACGCAAAACAACCTTAAAAAGAGTCGCCGGAAAAAGATTTCTGCTGACTGATTTCTcttcccggaatcgctggaatttatgcataGCGATAAATCTCTCACAATTGTTCTGATtccatgtgagaaagcacgggagaaaatatgttattgatattggatgtttaatacaatacaagaggtccttatttatagttaTACTATGCAAAGACATACTACTCATATTCCAATGTGAGACAAGACTATACTATATACATAGACTATACTATATACCTAGCAAGTAGTAAATCCGATCTAGAAATAGAATATTGCCACCCCGTGACCTTCACTTTCAATGCACCTAGTATTGGATGAAAATTCAAAAGTTCTCTTGCTTGTTTCCTTGGGCAGCTGTGTTACCTCCACTTTGGACTTCCCAAAACACGTAATTTCCACCCACCCAGCTAATGGCTTCTGCGCCAACATAGAAGTGGTATGAGACAGTCTTGTGACGAGTCAAATCTATTGAGGATACTATAACCTTCTTCATGTATATTTtatgtctttttcttttttcaaaaatgaaaagtaaGTGAAGTTACTCTTGGAGTAATAGCCAAGTCCTCAGTTATGGCCAAATTGGAAGGTTAGGGATGCCTCTTGGACTCATTGTCCTGATAGGCATTATCAAGCAAGTTTTTCGCGTAGTTAGGAGAATGTTGTAGGATGAGTATAGATCTCTTTCTTTCACTAGTTAAATAAAGATAATAAGAATTTTGGATAGGTTTTAAAGAGGGTTTTTAGTGGTAAGTTGTGGCTAACAATGTGGAAAAGAAGTTGAAAGTAAGACCTTAAATGGGTTTAACATAGGCGAAGTTTGGAAGCAAGCATTCCAAGAGAGAGAAGAACTTATGGTTGCTGGACACATATATGAATGATGAAATGATGAACTTTGGGTGGAAAAGTTCTACTTTTTTCCATCTCAGAGGTAACACCATTTCTGTTTCAGGAAAGTTAAGTTAGTTATCTTTGACCGAATATGGAGGGATATCATGGTGGTAAGGTCCTTCACCACAGATCATGAGGTTGAGGGTTCGAGTCACCAAGTGGTAAAGAGGGGAATACCACTTGGGCCTCCTAGGTAGAGGTAGTAGGTTTGGAGGATGGGGTCCATCATATCAAGAAAATTTCAAATGGTTATCTTTTGAAAATTTCTTAGAAGTTGTTTTATTAGTTTGTAAAATAAATTCATGTAGCAAAGTCATTTTTATAGGTTGCGATACATGTCTAGATGGATTAGAATGAAAGGGTTGCGGAGGCTGTGCTCTAACATAGACGTGTCCCGTTGGGATGGCCATTGACCATGAATGAATTGCAGTTCACTTGCTACATAATTTATCTGTTAGTGCTAACTTGGGAAGAGATAAATCTCTTCTATAGAAAGAAACATTTACTTTAAAGCTTTCACTATATATTATGAGATCACTATGGAATAATTGGTGAACAGTGTATTGGATGTTGGCTTCTTTTTCTTCCTGAGGTATGGGAGTCCATTTTACAGAACTCCCTCTGTTTGTAGTGAAAGACTGGAAGTGTTAAATTTTGGTTTAACTTGTTAAAGAACGGGAATTATTTCTTAACAAATGCTTTTGTCAGGTCGATTTGCGCAAGGCGTACAATTGCGAAATCATGCTTACAAAAATCAAGATTCAATTGCCTGATATGCTGGTGAGTTCTTTTAGCATCTTCTTGTTTCTACTATCAACTTCAAAATTTAATCTCTTGCACTAGTTTATGTATCCTAGTCCACAGGTCGGTCTTTCGACCAAACCTTTTTATTGTTTATCatatgaaataattatattagttAATCTCTACTTGGGTTTAGGACAATCAGAAACTTTTGAAATCGAGCTACTTATAATTTTAAAAGTGACACAAATTAAACTACCAAAAAAAGTAATAATGAGTCGTTATGTTTTTATCAATTGTGATCAAGTAACAAATAACATATACATTTGAATGTATATACTGTAAGACTTTATTTTCCAAAAGGTTACAATTTAGTATATTGGTTCTTGTCCCTTTGTGGAGGTtgaagattagggtagaaggttagggTAGTCGCGTTTCCCTTTGTCTTTCCTAGTTCGATAGTATTAGTGTTAGTACGGTACCCTTTTCTCACAGTGTGGGataatattgggtatgttgttgttattgttacgGTACCCTTTTATCCTTAGTTTGCTATTATCGTATTTCTTGCCCTGTTATTACTTGCCATCGGTACTTCCGTGGTTTGCTAGCAGTACTTCGTTCGTATTCTTGTTTGCTACCTTGGATTtagttttctaaatatattgtcttGCTATTACTTGCTATTGGTACCTCTTTCATATTCTCTGTTGCTATCGTCGATTTAGTTTTCTAATTATATTGTCTTGTTATTACTTGCTATTAGGGCTTCTTTCACCTTCTttagccgagagtctatcggaaacagtctctctgtcCTTCCAGTgtaggggtaaggttgcgtacatcctaccctccccagaccctacttgtgGAAAAAAACccatattgttgttgttgttgtggttctTGTCCCTTTGTACATTTGCTAAATCTATAGAAGTATCTGATGAACCAAATAGATACAATATTATGCAAAAATATTGAATCATCATCATGGGTTTGACAAAAAGATGGTTCTTAACAAATAAAGAATAAGATCACAGTATGTCTTGAACTCTAAATTGAAAGTGAaatatctttattttttcttaaaaaagaATGATATACTGAATAACTATCTATATTTCTACTCAATAAAAGAACGAAGAACGAATCCCAAATTAGTCGGGGTTAGCTATGTGAATCATCTGTATCCATATTGCTCTATGCCAGCCGTCAGGCCTTATTCAAAAGAGCTATGGTAGTTCGACTATTATTATGAGAGCCGTTAACATATCACAATTCTCCTCGTAATTCAATTTCAAGTTAGTTATGCTTTTCTCATATAGGTGGAGTTCAATGAGCACCTAAGAGTGTGGCCCAGTGGTCAATGAGGTGGGAGAGGCCCTAGGATTTTAGTTCAAATACGAACAGAGGCAAAAAGTTAAGAGGCAGTTTCTCTCATCTGATTAAATTTTGGGGGCAGAGTTACCCATACCTATGCCGATAGGAGGTATCATGTACCCTATAGATTAGTGGAGGTGCGCGCACAAGTAGGACGGGGCACCATTgtcattgaaaaaaaaaagaaatagacAGAGTTCAATGAAATGTAAAAAGAGAAAATgagttataaatatattatgaaAATAGAAGTTACTGAAGAAAGAACTAGCTGTAGAACTACTGATCAAAAAGACATActtattcttttatatttttaacAACTTTAGAGAGTTGAAAAGATCATGTAATTTCACCAGACTTGAGGAGATCAAAATTAAATGTTAAACTCAATTGATATATTTCTGCTGAAATTCAAAAGAATCACTATAGATATTGTATAAAATATTTTACCCTTTGGCTTTGTCGTCAAATCGTATTGTAGTAATGCACAGTAATAATATGCCGATTCATGCATGTGTTCAGTCAGCGTGGTGAACATTCTTTAGGGATGCTCATGCATGGTTTCTTAGGATGGTTTTTTGTTTGTCTTTTTTGAGTTTTAATGGAGGTAGGCTGAAATGAATGAAATATTTACCCTGAATCTGCTTTACTAATACAACAACTACGCATCAGTCCCAAGTTAGGGTTGGCTATATGAGTCCCCACAGACCATGTTACTCCATTTAAACTCATCTCATGCCAATATTATTATGCGAATACAAATAGGATTTCTTTTTACTAAAAATTTCTGAATTTCTGACAAATTAGTATATGCATGTTTTACAGAATGCTGTTTTGGCTTTGGATTCGTCAGCTCTGGACATTGATCAAGTCGAAAATCTTATTAAGTTTTGCCCAACAAAAGAAGAAATGGAGACACTAAGGGTACTATCCCGTTCTCATCCTGGCAGTGCTTGCCTATCATGGCAAAGTTTAGATCACAATAATATTTGTGTATTATGCATCTATTCATTTATTTTGAGTTCATTCATAATGTTAGAGATATCTTCTGAAATTAGCTTCAATTTTTGTTTAAGTCTCCTCGTTTAGAGAAATTTTGTTTAACTCTCCTCGTTTAGAGACATAATTCACATTGAAGTTCTTACCAATGGTACTTTGGAGCCAAGACCAACACATTCACCTTTTGCATTTGTATTTGATTTTAGAACACTAGTTCAGCAAGTCATTGGAGCCAGTGGCCTATGATTTTGTTGATGTGCCTTTTGTGTAAGTAGCTGTGCAGATTGATGCCCATAATTGAATGACCCATTTGGCAGTTGCATGCTTATATGGAGTATGTACTTGCATCTATGATGTGCAAGCTTACGTTTGATGACTCCCTTTCCTGGTGTCTGTGGATGTGTATATCATAGTCTGTTGTGTATACTTGTTTCTGCTTGATTTCGCTTACCTTTATGAATTTAATTGTGCTAGTTTCTTAATACTTGCCATTTAACAACTAAAAGTTAATTTTGGTTTCAAAATTTGATCTTACTGTTTATGTTCTATTTTCCAGAACTATAATGAGGACAAGGAAATGCTTGGAAAGTGTGAGCAGGTCTTCTCCATTTtgactatatatatatgggaAACTACAAAATTCTTTAGCCTCTAAGTTATGAGTAATTAACTGGATTAATAACTGTTTCAGTTTTTCCTGGAGCTGATGAAGGTCCCACGAGTTGAGTCCAAGTTAAGAGTGTTTTCATTTACTATCACTTTTTTCTAATCAGGTATTCGCTCTTGTACTTGTTAGTGAACCAATGTCTATGCACTCTGCCATTGATTTTTCTGTTGACTGTAATATCTTGAATTGTTCAGGTGACTGACTTGAGAACTAACCTAAGTACAATTAACAATGCTACTAGAGAGGTACTTTTAATACCTTATGAAGTTTGATTTGGCACATTCTGATTTCAACTGGATTCTAAC
The DNA window shown above is from Nicotiana tomentosiformis chromosome 8, ASM39032v3, whole genome shotgun sequence and carries:
- the LOC138897609 gene encoding putative glycine-rich cell wall structural protein 1 → MARVTFNQSKGFNKAFLGVIEVPPAPRPLPRAFEPTEALTRPADEGGGGGTLCPFPQGGGGGVGVKARLGGGGALGAFGASGGARGVEPCLGTFKGGGGGAGGLLELLVGGGGGGGSASGNDLFDVADEEDEGGSGGGDGGANGVDLFDVENEGGGGSGSGGPLRETEGGGRGVTQGKGVHLDDTEGGGGGGGGGGDKGGNLEETKGGGGGGGGGG
- the LOC138897610 gene encoding uncharacterized protein — protein: MSLGFDALGSRNMSSESFSVIIISEPLMGGSNYLAWASSVELWCKSQGVQDHLIKQSSEGDEKAIALWAKIDAQLCSILWRSIDSKLMPLFCPFQTFYLIWSKAHTLYTNDIYRFYDVISRMTNLKKHELDMSTYLGQLQAVMEEFKKLMPVSASVEKQQEQRQKIFLILTLAGLPNDLDSVRDQILASPTIPTVDELFSRLFRLAAAPSHLVISSQILDSSVLVSQTVDVRTSQTMDHRRGGGRSGRSRPKCSYCHKLGHTRKMCYSLHGCPLKNAYIAQIETTSNQGFYLSKEEYNELLQYRASKQTSPQVASVAQTDTSITGASDHIADNISFLSNIVYSQSLPTVTLANGCQTKGKGVGQANPLSSITLDSVIYIPGCPFSLASLSRLTRALHCVKVGPDRQIDRLKACLIAKGYTLIFGLDYSDTFSPVAKVA
- the LOC104095368 gene encoding formin-like protein 21b, whose protein sequence is MLTKIKIQLPDMLNAVLALDSSALDIDQVENLIKFCPTKEEMETLRNYNEDKEMLGKCEQFFLELMKVPRVESKLRVFSFTITFF